Proteins encoded by one window of Lates calcarifer isolate ASB-BC8 linkage group LG7_1, TLL_Latcal_v3, whole genome shotgun sequence:
- the heca gene encoding headcase protein homolog isoform X2 produces the protein MPNQKNNKGKKSKRTNSSGDEQENGACAAATGGAAAAAAPRNERSSEVQCATPLGCSLSRAIDLEKDDYQRVLCNNELCPYGNWMHLQCFYEWESSILVQFNCIGRARSWNEKQCRQNMWTKKGYDLAFRFCSCRCGQGHLKKDTDWYQVKRMQDERKKKPSERSAGRTGASGGAAGSGDGPFEEPKKSKPAGGAVGGGKLSHRASSQELPRRQSVDRQNSTERGAAAAVGGGHAAGGPFPLGPPQKSPCDSPGQSPPTGFSFSPTAALGSGGGGAGLRGSRQLGEFFKSAVHMDPQRKHLLVGGGLSRGSGGGCSMGASVGIGGGAGGPHLDPSSVLPLQLSFALPLHHRLTSGGVGDGTHPHPVQFLRRLDLSELLTHIPRHKLNTYHVRMEDDAQAGQGEELRRFILSALSASQRNVVNCALCHRALPVFEQFPLVDGTLFLSPSRHDEIEYDVPCHLQGRLMHLYAICVDCLEGVHKIVCIKCKSRWDGSWHQLGTMYTYDILAASPCCQWVAVLPHREKVHPVPFCVEFACVGSLWLPPSIHPSIHPSIHPSIHPSIRFLLLT, from the exons ATGCCCAACCAGAAGAACAACaagggaaagaaaagcaaacGCACTAACAGTAGCGGAGATGAGCAGGAAAATGGAGCCTGTGCGGCCGCAACAGGAGGCGCGGCCGCGGCGGCTGCACCCAGAAACGAGCGCTCAAGTG agGTCCAGTGTGCGACTCCTCTCGGCTGCAGCCTCAGCCGAGCCATCGACCTGGAGAAGGACGACTACCAGCGGGTGCTCTGCAACAACGAGCTCTGCCCGTACGGCAACTGGATGCACCTGCAGTGTTTCTACGAGTGGGAGAGCTCCATCCTCGTCCAGTTCAACTGCATCGGCCGCGCGCGGTCCTGGAACGAGAAGCAGTGCCGGCAGAACATGTGGACCAAGAAGGGCTACGACCTGGCCTTCAGGTTCTGCTCCTGCCGCTGCGGCCAGGgtcacctgaagaaagacacCGACTGGTACCAGGTGAAGCGCATGCAGGACGAGCGCAAGAAGAAGCCGTCTGAGAGGAGCGCAGGCAGGACTGGGGCCAGTGGGGGGGCTGCAGGGTCAGGGGATGGGCCTTTTGAGGAGCCTAAGAAAAGTAAGCCAGCTGGAGGAGCAGTTGGAGGAGGTAAACTATCCCACAGAGCCTCTAGTCAGGAGTTACCTCGTAGACAATCAGTGGACCGACAGAACTctacagagagaggagcagcagcagcagtgggggGAGGACATGCTGCAGGAGGGCCCTTCCCTCTGGGGCCTCCTCAGAAATCTCCATGTGACTCCCCGGGACAATCTCCTCCGACTGGCTTCTCCTTCTCCCCCACTGCTGCTCTCGGATCAGGAGGCGGAGGAGCAGGTCTGCGGGGGTCCCGTCAGCTGGGAGAGTTCTTCAAATCGGCCGTCCACATGGACCCGCAGAGGAAACACCTCCTGGTCGGGGGAGGCCTCAGCAGGGGGAGCGGGGGCGGCTGCTCGATGGGAGCCTCCGTCGGCATTGGCGGGGGAGCCGGCGGCCCTCACCTCGACCCCAGCTCCGTTCTCCCCCTGCAGCTGTCCTTCGCCCTCCCGCTCCACCACCGCCTCACCTCCGGCGGCGTGGGCGACGGCACCCACCCTCACCCGGTGCAGTTCCTGAGGAGGCTGGACCTCTCAGAGCTCCTCACCCACATCCCTCGACACAAACTGAACACCTACCACGTCCGCATGGAGGACGATGCTCAGGCAGGCCAGGGGGAAGAGCTGCGCAG GTTCATCCTGTCGGCCCTCAGTGCGAGCCAGAGAAACGTGGTCAACTGCGCGCTGTGCCACCGGGCGCTGCCTGTGTTTGAACAGTTCCCGTTGGTGGACGGGACTCTGTTCCTCAGCCCCTCACGCCACGATGAGATTGAGTACGACGTCCCCTGTCACCTTCAAG GCAGGTTGATGCACCTGTACGCCATCTGTGTGGACTGTTTAGAAGGCGTCCACAAGATCGTCTGCATCAAGTGCAAGTCACGCTGGGACGGGAGCTGGCACCAACTGGGCACCATGTACACCTATGATATACTTGCTGCTTCGCCGTGTTGCCAG TGGGTTGCAGTGTTGCCTCACAGAGAGAAGGTTCACCCGGtgcctttctgtgtggagtttgcctgtgtgggttctctctggcttcctccatccatccatccatccatccatccatccatccatccatccatccatccatccatccgtttTCTTCTGCTTACCTGA
- the mtif3 gene encoding LOW QUALITY PROTEIN: translation initiation factor IF-3, mitochondrial (The sequence of the model RefSeq protein was modified relative to this genomic sequence to represent the inferred CDS: deleted 1 base in 1 codon), translated as MYAGCVRCVLNHAVRAVCGVSPVYRTPASRFLKCSERSNITAASWSWSSFSTSADASKQTPAAPEKKRQVFRAQGKVSSVGRKIAYELIRVISETGEDLGIMHRADVIRLMDRQGLKLVLLDQNKDPPVYQLMSGKQIHQEQLKQREKAKPATVQLKELTFSPCIASHDLHTKLKQVESWLEKKNHVRITLRPGRNDPKDNLDTTLEQMVQKMKVLVGFVSKPTVIRNGQAAMCVLRQASAKEIMQANKEKNKTAPPQSAVSSSTTAQSNTSPVSATDTTEGSVPQ; from the exons ATGTATGCAGGTTGTGTGAGGTGCGTGCTAAACCatgcagtgagagctgtgtgtgGTGTCAGTCCTGTCTACCGGACACCAGCATCAAGGTTTCTCAAATGCAGCGAAAGGTCAAACATCACTGCTGCCTCCTGGAGCTGGTCTTCATTCTCCACATCAGCAGAT GCATCGAAACAGACTCCTGCTGCACCAGAGAAGAAAAGGCAGGTGTTCAGAGCTCAAGGTAAAGTCAGCAGTGTTGGCCGTAAGATCGCTTATGAACTTATACGGGTGATAAGTGAGACAGGCGAGGACCTGGGGATCATGCACCGAGCAGATGTGATCAGACTCATGGATCGGCAGGGTCTGAAATTGGTACTACTCGATCAAAACAAAGATCCTCCCGTCTACCAGCTGATGAGCGGCAAACAGATCCATCAAGAGCAGCTGAAACAACGGGAGAAAGCAAAACCAG CCACCGTGCAGCTGAAGGAGCTCACCTTTTCACCTTGCATCGCATCTCATGACCTCCACACCAAGCTGAAACAGGTGGAGAGCTGGCTGGAGAAGAAGAACCATGTTAGGATTACTCTGCGGCCGGGACGCAATGACCCTAAAGACAACCTG gacaCAACTTTAGAGCAGATGGTGCAAAAAATGAAAGTACTGGTGGGATTTGTTTCCAAGCCAACAGTCATACGCAACGGTCAAGCGGCCATGTGTGTCCTCCGTCAGGCGTCTGCAAAGGAAATCATGCAAGCAAATAAAGAGAAGAACAAGACGGCACCGCCTCAGTCTGCCGTCTCCAGTTCGACGACCGCTCAGAGCAACACGTCCCCCGTCAGCGCCACGGACACAACAGAAGGGTCCGTACCACAGTGA
- the heca gene encoding headcase protein homolog isoform X1 translates to MPNQKNNKGKKSKRTNSSGDEQENGACAAATGGAAAAAAPRNERSSEVQCATPLGCSLSRAIDLEKDDYQRVLCNNELCPYGNWMHLQCFYEWESSILVQFNCIGRARSWNEKQCRQNMWTKKGYDLAFRFCSCRCGQGHLKKDTDWYQVKRMQDERKKKPSERSAGRTGASGGAAGSGDGPFEEPKKSKPAGGAVGGGKLSHRASSQELPRRQSVDRQNSTERGAAAAVGGGHAAGGPFPLGPPQKSPCDSPGQSPPTGFSFSPTAALGSGGGGAGLRGSRQLGEFFKSAVHMDPQRKHLLVGGGLSRGSGGGCSMGASVGIGGGAGGPHLDPSSVLPLQLSFALPLHHRLTSGGVGDGTHPHPVQFLRRLDLSELLTHIPRHKLNTYHVRMEDDAQAGQGEELRRFILSALSASQRNVVNCALCHRALPVFEQFPLVDGTLFLSPSRHDEIEYDVPCHLQGRLMHLYAICVDCLEGVHKIVCIKCKSRWDGSWHQLGTMYTYDILAASPCCQARLNCKHCGKPVVDVRVGMQYFSEYSNVQQCPHCGNLDYHFVKPFSSYKVLEAY, encoded by the exons ATGCCCAACCAGAAGAACAACaagggaaagaaaagcaaacGCACTAACAGTAGCGGAGATGAGCAGGAAAATGGAGCCTGTGCGGCCGCAACAGGAGGCGCGGCCGCGGCGGCTGCACCCAGAAACGAGCGCTCAAGTG agGTCCAGTGTGCGACTCCTCTCGGCTGCAGCCTCAGCCGAGCCATCGACCTGGAGAAGGACGACTACCAGCGGGTGCTCTGCAACAACGAGCTCTGCCCGTACGGCAACTGGATGCACCTGCAGTGTTTCTACGAGTGGGAGAGCTCCATCCTCGTCCAGTTCAACTGCATCGGCCGCGCGCGGTCCTGGAACGAGAAGCAGTGCCGGCAGAACATGTGGACCAAGAAGGGCTACGACCTGGCCTTCAGGTTCTGCTCCTGCCGCTGCGGCCAGGgtcacctgaagaaagacacCGACTGGTACCAGGTGAAGCGCATGCAGGACGAGCGCAAGAAGAAGCCGTCTGAGAGGAGCGCAGGCAGGACTGGGGCCAGTGGGGGGGCTGCAGGGTCAGGGGATGGGCCTTTTGAGGAGCCTAAGAAAAGTAAGCCAGCTGGAGGAGCAGTTGGAGGAGGTAAACTATCCCACAGAGCCTCTAGTCAGGAGTTACCTCGTAGACAATCAGTGGACCGACAGAACTctacagagagaggagcagcagcagcagtgggggGAGGACATGCTGCAGGAGGGCCCTTCCCTCTGGGGCCTCCTCAGAAATCTCCATGTGACTCCCCGGGACAATCTCCTCCGACTGGCTTCTCCTTCTCCCCCACTGCTGCTCTCGGATCAGGAGGCGGAGGAGCAGGTCTGCGGGGGTCCCGTCAGCTGGGAGAGTTCTTCAAATCGGCCGTCCACATGGACCCGCAGAGGAAACACCTCCTGGTCGGGGGAGGCCTCAGCAGGGGGAGCGGGGGCGGCTGCTCGATGGGAGCCTCCGTCGGCATTGGCGGGGGAGCCGGCGGCCCTCACCTCGACCCCAGCTCCGTTCTCCCCCTGCAGCTGTCCTTCGCCCTCCCGCTCCACCACCGCCTCACCTCCGGCGGCGTGGGCGACGGCACCCACCCTCACCCGGTGCAGTTCCTGAGGAGGCTGGACCTCTCAGAGCTCCTCACCCACATCCCTCGACACAAACTGAACACCTACCACGTCCGCATGGAGGACGATGCTCAGGCAGGCCAGGGGGAAGAGCTGCGCAG GTTCATCCTGTCGGCCCTCAGTGCGAGCCAGAGAAACGTGGTCAACTGCGCGCTGTGCCACCGGGCGCTGCCTGTGTTTGAACAGTTCCCGTTGGTGGACGGGACTCTGTTCCTCAGCCCCTCACGCCACGATGAGATTGAGTACGACGTCCCCTGTCACCTTCAAG GCAGGTTGATGCACCTGTACGCCATCTGTGTGGACTGTTTAGAAGGCGTCCACAAGATCGTCTGCATCAAGTGCAAGTCACGCTGGGACGGGAGCTGGCACCAACTGGGCACCATGTACACCTATGATATACTTGCTGCTTCGCCGTGTTGCCAG GCTCGTCTAAACTGCAAGCACTGCGGCAAGCCGGTGGTGGACGTTCGAGTCGGGATGCAGTATTTCTCCGAGTACAGCAATGTCCAGCAGTGCCCTCACTGCGGCAACCTGGACTATCACTTTGTTAAACCCTTCTCCTCCTACAAAGTACTCGAGGCTTATTGA